In Diorhabda sublineata isolate icDioSubl1.1 chromosome 2, icDioSubl1.1, whole genome shotgun sequence, the sequence TATTCCAAACCTTTGATAGTACCAAGTAAATCTTTTATtagaatacgaaaaaaattctcatttacTTATTTGACACCCTACCTTGGTGAAATTTTCAAGGTAGGTTCTTATAAgtataagaaattgaaaaaaaacatataacagAATCGTAAGTTAaacatgaaataatttaaaattaaatatatcaaaaagagGATGGAATAATCAAGAATTTGGAATGGACAGCCTTCAAATACAGCAAATAGTGAAATATGATCTccaaacattaaaatataatttattcttcTTTAACAAACTGTACCCATTTATTGAAACCAAGAGAACTTTCGCATTGCTCGTAATTAATATATTGTAACTTGCAATGGCcttaaaaaatagaagaaaatacacaagaattttattttattgaattaaaaccAATTTCATGCAGATAATTTTGGggaaaaaaattcttgattatCTCATCCTCTTTTtgagatatttaattttatgcTGAGCCAtgtttacattttcaatattttaaaaagtccaaaatataatttttttgcataattttatgtttaatttagGGTTctgttgtatattttttcaattccttatACTTATAAGAACCTACCTTGAAAATTCCACCAAGATTGAGTGTTAAATAAGtgattgaaatgttttttcgaaatatgagaaatgataAAACTTTAAATTACCATAACTCAAATAGTATGTAACAAGTAGTAATCTACTAATGCCAGGGATTATCCAGTTCTCTCCTCTGTATAGCTGGCGCCCCCCGCTCCCATCACTCCAGTCCCCCGCCCTTTCCACGTACCCAGCACGAGCCTGTAATAAACTATAGTTCagaaaattcaatgttttaCCTTTCACAAGTATTACATTGTCCAACAAACATATTTCCATGTAATTCTGCAATATTCTGCCTAGATAAACCACTCCTTAAATGAAGTCCATCAATATTCTGACTTATAACATACTGCACAATGTTCTTCTCTATTAAAGATTTAATAGCCATATGAGTTTTGGTAGGTTTTGCATCATTAAAAGAGATATTAATATTTGGTTTTTTTCCTTGCTTTTCCAATGTCCATACCCCACTTGGACCTCTTTAAAAATGTGTTATTATGGTGACACGAAATTAAAAATaccatataaaaaaagttgcaCTCACCGAAAATCTGGAATGCCAGCAGAAGTACTAATACCTGCACCAGTATGTACAACTATATGTTTTGAGTCTTTCATCCACTGTACCAAAAGCTCACATTTTTCATTGACTTTTTCTTCAGAATCGAATTTCTAATAGAAGAATGcggtaataaaatataaatattgttaattataaaaatcttacCTCCGGTGTACCCAATATacctttattttcatattctgaCAGACCGTCTGCATAATTACacgacattttaaaaaaaactcataaaCTAATTGTAAACGGGTGAATTATGTACATTATTGTTTACGATAATGTGTAATAAACAATACAAAGATGTGTAACCTCTAAGTTTATATCCTGGCATTTGCCACTATTGCCAACAGTTCCATAATACTTTCACTATGAAACGATTCTCatcacaaaaaatcaaaatagttaccataattatcttttaatgatataattatGCGTTTAAAAATATACTacctaaatttttcaaatcattggtatctaaagacaattaattcgtaataattttctatcaaatccATTCACTTGTATAACAAATTGCCTAAACTTAAATATCCCCATCCAACAGTTAACAAAAAGTTTCAGAGTAGTTGGTAGCTTTGATGCAACAATCTTTCTATCACCAACTTAATGGCAATTGCTGTTAGttcgtaaaatttttaaaaatccacAGGGTTTTAGCCCATCTCCGAACTTTttactattaaatatataaatttgttaatcTTACATCATGGCTGACAAAGTATGTATTCAATTTTCGGGCATATTAAAGTTTTTAATGGAATATTAACATTAcggtatatatacatatttataaatgtatttaattattttaggttGAAGAGCAAGTTAAAAAGAAGAGAACTTTCAAAAAGTTCACCTTCCGTGGTGTAGATTTGGACCAATTATTAGATATGCCAAAgtaagtagaaaataaaatatttctaaactagataaaaatttaaatatttctttctagCGAACAATTAATGGAATTGATGCATTGTCGTGCTAGAAGGCGTTTCACGAGAGGTTTGAAGCGCAAACCAATGGCTTTGGTTAAAAAATTGCGCAAAGCCAAGAAGGAAGCTCCTCCATTAGAAAAGCCAGAAATTGTTAAAACTCATTTACGCAACATGATCATCGTCCCAGAAATGGTTGGCTCGATTGTAGGTGTTTACAATGGTAAAGCCTTTACACAGGTTGAAATTAAACCTGAAATGATTGGACATTATCTTGGTGAATTCTCTTTAACTTACAAACCTGTTAAACATGGTAGACCAGGTATTGGTGCTACCCACAGTTCTAGGTTTATTCctctcaaataaattattttttgttattatgtaggttaacaataaacaatttatgagagggactcaatttttttcactccTATTTTTAGCagtaataatttgaaagtatttaACTAATTTTATTGGTAATTCAAGCTATTCAGtaaacaattttacaaaatgtagttttcttctaattaatattaaatctaCTAGTAATATGATATAATTCAAAGTACACTCCTATCTgacatattgaatttgaaaatatggaataaaaaatataaaaactttatacAAAGTTCACTCCATTTGtagaatttttaattcaaaattaaatttcgtAACATTGGAGACAGTGAAAATTCTCAGTCTGGCAAGATTACTTTAGTATGGACTAAACTTTTGTTATTTCCATAAATGCATTCATTGAAAAATACTGTAAAGTATTCTTGTAATTAGACTTTCCCTAAGAAATTGACCACCATTGACTGGTATATGGAATTTCGAAATGAGCAAACGAGTACTGATTATGCTTAAGATAAAGATATTCTAAAAAGCAGTCTCGCAGAGAACAAATAAGTCATGAAAATCATTAAGAATACTGCAGTATATAGTgttaaatcattttaaaaaatagtgtcGCAATCCTTAATAATGAATTGATGGTTCAGAGCATAGTTTGTGATGCTTAACATGGATTTATCATTATACACTTGAATCAAAACTGAGGTCATCTGAATTGGGTATAGCCTgtaaaaattatccaaatcatCATAGACCAGCAGAAACATTGGTAACAGTAAATCATGGTTACATGTAAGACGTGGGGTAGGGTAGACATGAAAATTGTGACAGCATTTTTGcaactattattatttgttcttaattaAGCACTTTTATGTAATTACGTTACaaattaactaattttatttataacaattaattgctcatagaaataattattaggtTAAAACAATTTGACACCATCTTTTGATCACAACGCTGGCCTGGCGGCCACAGAGTAAGGTTATTTAGTACCCGTGACTTGAACCCACACCGCTACCTTCGTTGTCTGATCGTGGTTAGGATCTATAGATCAACCA encodes:
- the LOC130453394 gene encoding 40S ribosomal protein S15, whose translation is MADKVEEQVKKKRTFKKFTFRGVDLDQLLDMPNEQLMELMHCRARRRFTRGLKRKPMALVKKLRKAKKEAPPLEKPEIVKTHLRNMIIVPEMVGSIVGVYNGKAFTQVEIKPEMIGHYLGEFSLTYKPVKHGRPGIGATHSSRFIPLK